The Demetria terragena DSM 11295 sequence CGATCGGCACCTGGATCGACTGACCCGACCCGCCACTCACCTTGCGCAGCGCCATGAGGATCCGGAAGGCATTCCACGGCGACTGCTCCTGGTCCACGGCGACCCCCTGGGCGCCCTCGACGCCCATGTTGCGCAGCTTCCACGGGTTCAGCACATTCTGCGGCGAGGCCATTTTTTTGGTGAGTGCACCGAGGAACTCGCGCTGGCGTTCGGCGCGGCCGAGGTCGCCCCGCGGGTCGGAATAGCGCGCCCGGACATAGCCAAGTGCGTTCTTCCCGTCGAGTTCCTGGCAACCGGCCGGCAGGTCGATGTGGGCCTTCTCGTCCTTCATGGGCTTGTCGAGGCACATCTCCACGCCGCCGACAGCGTCCACCACGGAGGCGAACCCACCGAAGCCGATCTCCATATAGCGCTCGATCCGCAAACCGGTCTCTTGCTCCACAGTCTGGGTGAGCAGTTTTGGCCCGCCTCGCGCATAGGCCGCGTTGATGCGGCTTTCACCGCGGCCAGGAACCTGGACGAGGGAGTCGCGGGGCAGAGACACCAGCGTGGGGTCACCACTTTCGGGCATGTGCAAGACCATGATCGAGTCGGTACGCCGCCCCGCAGCAGACCCCGTGCCCAGTTCCTTGCGTTCTTCGCCGCTCAAACCCTCGCGTGAGTCCGATCCCACGAGCAGGACATTGGTGCCCTTGCCTTCCGCGGGCCGATTGTCCGTGGGAATCGCATCCACCTTCTCCACGGACTTCCAGGCGGAGTTGGCGGCCCACAGGATCGCGCCGATCCAGAGCAGCAGGACCACCAGGATTCCGGCGATCCACTTGCGTGCTCGTCCCCGGCGTCGCCGAGGAGGACGCGGCGGGCGAGGTGGCTGGCCTCCACCTGGTCGCTGGGGCGGGCGACCACCTGCTGGGGGAGGCGCGGGACGCCCGGTAGGAAGTTGCTGCGTGCGATCGGGGCCGTACCCCTGGTCGAAGTCACCACTCTGCTGACTTGGGGCGTACTGCGGACGGGAGCCAGGTGGAATGGCCTGAGTGTCATCGGCTGCGGCCCGACGGGGGCGCTGCGGCATCGGCCGAGCGTCGTCACGGGGCGGCGGTGCTGGGCGTCCAGTGGGCATCGCCTCGGTGTTATCAGAGGCCGGGTGTCGCGGGAGGCGGCGGCGGGGCTGATCATCTGCAGGCACCACGGAAGGGTAGCGGCCAACACTGGACATTCGCGGGACGTGAGGTAACGGGCAGGTCGACTGATGATCGGAGCGCTCGCTCCGGGTAACCTCAGGGGCGCGATGAAAGCACACGAAGACACGCCACCCGGCACGACACGGCAGACCACAGCAAGCAGCCCCGTCAGTTCAGCGATCTCGGTCGTCATGCCCATCCTCAATGAGGAGACGCACCTGGCTGAGTCGGTGGCGGCCGTGCTCGCGCAAGAGGTCGATGGCGATATCGAGGTCGTGCTCGCAGTTGGACCTTCCCAGGACCAGACCATGGAGGTCGCGCAGCGGCTCGCGGCGGCCGATCCCCGGGTCACGGTGATCGCTAATCCCAGCGGACGCACCCCTGATGCGTTGAACGCCGCGCTCGGCGTGGCCCGCCATCCGGTGATCGCGCGCGTGGACGGGCACGGCATCCTGTCGCCGCGATATCTGCAGACGGCGTTGGAAACGTTGGCGCAGACTGGTGCCGCCAATGTCGGTGGGATCATGGATGCCGTCGGCGTCACCGCTTTTGAGAAGGCCGTCGCCCTGGCCATGAAGTCGCCCGTCGGGGTCGGCGGGGCGCGATTCAAACTGGGCGGCGAGGCAGGGGAGTCCGAGACGGTCTATCTCGGGGTGTTCCGCCGTGAGTGGTTGGAGCGGGTCGGCGGCTACGACTCCCGGTTCACCCGCGCCCAGGATTGGGAGATGAACTTCCGGATCCGCCAGCAGGGTGGCGTCGTGTGGTTTACCCCCGACCTGAAGGTC is a genomic window containing:
- a CDS encoding glycosyltransferase — its product is MKAHEDTPPGTTRQTTASSPVSSAISVVMPILNEETHLAESVAAVLAQEVDGDIEVVLAVGPSQDQTMEVAQRLAAADPRVTVIANPSGRTPDALNAALGVARHPVIARVDGHGILSPRYLQTALETLAQTGAANVGGIMDAVGVTAFEKAVALAMKSPVGVGGARFKLGGEAGESETVYLGVFRREWLERVGGYDSRFTRAQDWEMNFRIRQQGGVVWFTPDLKVEYRPRGSFRALARQYLEYGRWRRVVARQHSGSINLRYLAPPAATAAIAAGAVGGLWWRPLWVIPGGYLSAITLAGAVISRGAPAPVAVRVAPVLATMHLTWGYGFLTSRINLADDVSTDTPQAPLPDPTGPIT
- a CDS encoding LCP family protein, whose protein sequence is MPQRPRRAAADDTQAIPPGSRPQYAPSQQSGDFDQGYGPDRTQQLPTGRPAPPPAGGRPPQRPGGGQPPRPPRPPRRRRGRARKWIAGILVVLLLWIGAILWAANSAWKSVEKVDAIPTDNRPAEGKGTNVLLVGSDSREGLSGEERKELGTGSAAGRRTDSIMVLHMPESGDPTLVSLPRDSLVQVPGRGESRINAAYARGGPKLLTQTVEQETGLRIERYMEIGFGGFASVVDAVGGVEMCLDKPMKDEKAHIDLPAGCQELDGKNALGYVRARYSDPRGDLGRAERQREFLGALTKKMASPQNVLNPWKLRNMGVEGAQGVAVDQEQSPWNAFRILMALRKVSGGSGQSIQVPIDESRTGNYVFWDEPKAKALFNALNNDQSPNVQP